A portion of the Fulvia fulva chromosome 1, complete sequence genome contains these proteins:
- a CDS encoding FK506-binding protein 2 has translation MKFTTIITAVALFCAGALALDKPLNIEKTHSEECADSERTKIGDKISMHYRGTLEKDGSEFDASYNRNQPLDFAVGKGQVIKGWDEGTQGMCIGDKRTLTIQPEYGYGDRGVGPIPGGAVLIFEIELMGINGKTKAEAQKEL, from the exons ATGAAGTTCACAACCATTATCACCGCTGTCGCTCTCTTCTGTGCGGGCGCATTGGCACTTGACAAGCCGTTGAACATCGAGAAGACGCACTCCGAAGAGTGCGCAGACAGCGAGCGCACAAAGATTG GCGACAAGATCTCCATGCACTACCGCGGCACACTCGAGAAGGACGGCTCCGAATTCGACGCTTCTTACAACCGCAACCAACCTCTCGACTTCGCCGTTGGCAAAGGTCAGGTCATCAAGGGCTGGGATGAGGGAACTCAGGGCATGTGCATTGGTGACAAGAGGACGTTGACAATTCAGCCAGAGTATGGATACGGTGATCGCGGTGTGGGACCAATTCCAGGTGGTGCGGTGCTCATCTTTGAGATTGAGTTGATGGGAATCAACGGCAAGACCAAGGCAGAGGCACAGAAAGAGTTGTGA